A DNA window from Anas acuta chromosome 4, bAnaAcu1.1, whole genome shotgun sequence contains the following coding sequences:
- the SGMS2 gene encoding phosphatidylcholine:ceramide cholinephosphotransferase 2, translating into MNTIETAKLEEHMEGQNNDASNGYTRPTLSVSEENKNGNSKPKGLSNGLRKTAKKYPDYIQIAMPAETRNKFPLEWWKTGIAFVYALFNLILTTVMITVVHERVPPKELSPPLPDKFFDYVDRVKWAFSVSEINGMILVGLWIFQWLFLRYKSIVGRRFFFIIGTLYLYRCITMYVTTLPVPGMHFQCAPKLNGDSQAKLQRILRLISGGGLSITGSHILCGDFLFSGHTVVLTLIYLFIKEYSPRHFWWYHLICWLMSAAGIICILVAHEHYTVDVIIAYYITTRLFWWYHSMANEKTLKVSSQTNFLSRAWWYPIFYFFEKNVQGSVPCSFSWPISWPPSCFKSSCKKYSRVQKMGEDNEKST; encoded by the exons ATGAATACCATTGAGACAGCGAAGCTTGAAGAACATATGGAGGGTCAAAACAATGATGCTTCTAATGGCTACACCCGACCTACTCTCTCAGTCAGTGAGGAGAACAAAAATGGCAATAGCAAACCCAAGGGCTTGTCCAATGGCTTGcgaaaaacagcaaagaaatatcCTGATTACATCCAGATTGCTATGCCTGCTGAGACAAGGAACAAATTTCCTCTGGAATGGTGGAAAACAGGCATTGCCTTTGTCTATGCTCTCTTCAACTTGATTCTAACAACTGTCATGATCACTGTGGTCCATGAGAGAGTACCTCCGAAGGAGCTTAGCCCTCCCTTGCCTGATAAATTTTTTGATTATGTTGATCGTGTGAAATGGGCTTTTTCCGTATCCGAAATAAACGGAATGATACTAGTTGGATTATGGATATTCCAGTGGTTATTTCTTAGATATAA aTCAATAGTGGGACGCaggtttttttttataataggAACTTTGTACCTGTACCGCTGTATTACTATGTATGTTACAACTTTACCTGTGCCTGGAATGCATTTTCAGTGTGCGCCAAAG TTGAATGGAGATTCTCAGGCAAAGTTGCAGAGGATCCTGCGACTGATCTCTGGTGGTGGTCTGTCCATAACTGGATCTCACATCCTCTGTGGAGACTTCCTGTTTAGTGGTCACACTGTAGTGCTAACATTGATCTACCTGTTCATCAAAGAGT ATTCACCACGTCATTTCTGGTGGTACCACTTAATCTGCTGGCTGATGAGTGCTGCTGGCATAATTTGTATACTTGTTGCTCATGAACACTACACTGTAGATGTCATCATTGCTTACTACATCACCACACGGCTCTTCTGGTGGTACCACTCGATGGCTAATGAAAAG ACTCTGAAGGTCTCTTCGCAGACGAACTTTCTTTCTCGAGCATGGTGGTAcccaatattttatttcttcgAGAAGAACGTGCAAGGCTCTGTCCCTTGCAGCTTCTCCTGGCCAATATCTTGGCCTCCTAGCTGCTTCAAATCTTCATGCAAAAAGTATTCACGGGTTCAGAAGATGGGAGAAGACAATGAAAAATCTACTTGA